Sequence from the Cucumis sativus cultivar 9930 chromosome 1, Cucumber_9930_V3, whole genome shotgun sequence genome:
atatataatgaatgaTGAATCAACTCGGAACCAAAAGTTTACCTTTGCAATGGGTGCCATTTCTACAGCTATATGCACAATGTGCAATGGTGGCTCCTTATTTATTCCACCCACCACAGGTATATGGTAATCCATACCATTTTTATTGTCAAATATCCCACCATCTTCCCTCtcagaaaatacaaaatccaTCATATATGCGTCTAGTGGAACCTTAACTGCagaaacaaataataacaCTATCAAGCATCTCCTGAAGGACAaatagaaaaaggagaaacaagaaaatttccCGGCATCAAAATTGCACCAAAAAGGACCGGTTAGAAACATTAAGGAGAACACCATTAATCTAACCCAATGATTAAAAGGTGTTAAAAATGAAGTCTTACCAGTGGCTTTCACATGACTGCCACCATCTACAGGTAACATTTTTTGTGGTGGCAATGGACCCTTACGGTGGGACCAACGATTAAATGAACATCTGAACCATACTTCAGGTTTTCCATTAAGAGGTGTATTTGCAGGATTGTAAAAGACTGTCACTGCGCTTCCTGCTTGAACATCAACCGGATCAGTGAACACTATGTGCTTCTGTGACAACAAAAAGTTCTTCATGGTCCTTTCCTTTGTCTCAGATTTCATTCGAGCTGTTCTTTCAGCCTAGAACAAAGGGACACACAAATTAGTAGCTGCCAATGAAAGGGAGACATAAAAACTGGTTTTTCTTTCAGAAGAGAAACAATTTCAATGATGGATGATATAAAGAGAGGTAAAAGACACAAAATACCAAAAGGCGTCTTACAATGAAGCCTTCAAAAAGactattctttaaaaattgtttaagtGCACTAATATAAAGcatgaaacaaaattgttcCCAAGGGGCAGCCTCGTTGGCAAGGGGCTCGAGTCTCTTGGTCAAACCGACTTAGAGGTCCCAAGTTCAACCCTTTGAGTGAGCTTAATACCAAAAACTCTTGATGTCTTCAAGTCCAACCCTTAGGGAGCAAATGCCCCAGGTAAAGGGGAGCTAAGCTCCAACTcccaattaaataaaaataaataaaataataaaagcatGAAATAAAGTCACTTCCAATAAACTATCAGAACTTGATGAAGGGGATCCCAACAAATCCTTCCATTCCACTCATATCAAAGATTCCAGAAGAAACCCTTGCTGATAGCAAGCCTCCACCACATTTGGTGtaatcaaagaagaaagggaCGAAAAGAACAGATGGGAGAGTTAAGCGTTATGGCTAAACAAGAATATCCAAAGTACCTTTCAAGACAACCAATTAGAAGAAGCTACAGAAtcactaaattaataatatatatatatatatatatataaatggtcTTGAAAAACGCAAATATACAGCAATTTAGAATGCTTAATATTAACTACATTCAGTAGAGGTATTTGAAAGGTAGCCTAAATATTTCTGCACATTATGGTTTTCTCTAAAGATATTTGTGTTGAATTGTTAGTTTAaatcaaaaagaaattaaatattgagtGAACTGTAAATTTTTGGTGATTGACCTTGGCACGAATAGCCTCCTCTCTCAATCTCCTCTCTTCCTGAAGTTTCCTATAAGTCATGTGTTCTTCCTCAACCCAGTAAACCTCCTCAGAAATGGCTTTTGGAACAATGGCATGGAAATCAAGACGTTTGTTGTTATCATAAATATTGGCCTTTTTGGGCGGCCCATCAGCAAGAACCCAATCCAGAACAAGGGCACGGTCAGGTACAGTTACTGCAAAATGTATAGTTGTGACTTGTGTATGTCAGTACGTTTGATGAAACTCAAtgctaaatataaaaattaaatgtaacaTCAGCCTATAAATAAAGGGATCAGAGTACTCAATTAACGTTTTCCCCTCTTAAACCAAGGGCGGCTATAAATTTACAGCCTTATTTGATCCCCCACATACATCTTTCTAGAGCCATTAGAGGTTGTGTTGATCTGAAAACCAAAAAGTGTAACATTCTTTCCCCCATTCAATAAGGATTAACAACCTGGACCACAAGCAGAAAATTCATTTGGCAGCTAAAGATCACATTATGTATAATGTGACAATATCTACCGTTAAAATCTTCAACAATATCTACTATGTAGGATCTTTGTTTTGTGGAGGGAGAGAACTTGTGAAATATTATGGTGATAATTGTCTGGTGCCACACTAAATACCTGATGTTTTCctctacattttttctttaggaCAGGGTCTTTCTTATTCTTGAAAGATCGATCAAgtcaaacataaattatttgttgtaAAAAGGCCTTGCATGTAAAACAATCTAAACAACAAGATGGATGGTAATTAAAGTTCTACATTTTTCAGGCCTCGCATTTTTGCTTACTTATCAAAGCTATTGCCTCCAAATGGTTATTCAAGAGTTAAAGACCTCTAGGCTCTAAGTACATGTAGCATTTCTGGAAAATTTTCACTACTCTGTAAATACACCAGGGTAACTCAACATCGACATGCTACCACAATATAAAAGGAATACATGACACATTCACACGTACCATCAGCATACCACCAATCACATTTGTCCTTTGTCACAGCAAAGACAAGCATTTCAATAATGGATAACCCATCTTTCCAATTATTATGCCCACCATGAATCCAAATCTCTTCTGCCTGGGCAAGAGGACCAGAATTTTTATTGTAGTATAACCTGACTGAGTCTCCACCTTGAAACAGAGTAGGTTCAATATACCAAACATTATCAACAGACTTCACTGCCGTTTTTAAAAGATGTTTCAACacctctcttctcttttcagtCTCCACCTTCGCCTGTGCTCTATCAGCTTCACTAGCAACCTTCTCAGCTTCTATTCGCTTCAGctcttcttcttgtctttCCCTTTCAGCCCTCTCTTTGGCAAGTCTTTCCAGTTCTTTACGTTTCTCCTCTAGTAAGAAATCTTCAAATGTAGAGGCGTCCATTCCGCCTTCCACATATATGCAGAAATCCTTTCCATCGTTATTTTCATAGACATCTTTCCCATTTAAAAACACAAAGTCTATCTTGTAAGCCTCTTTGGGAACATGAATCTGACACGACCACCAATCCCCATCTATATTTGCTTTGTTAAGCCTCGTAGTAAAAGATTTCCACTTCCAGTCATTGAACGCTCCCATGATCAAAACATCTTGCTCTCCATTCAGAATGGAAAGACTCCTATTAAAGAACAATTCTATATTTTGATCAGGTTTAACAACTGGCGGAAAAACAAACACTTGAATTCCTCCTAAGAAGTTTTCCTCAGCCAGTTTCTCAATTTCCTGTCTCTTTGCATTTGCTTCCATCtccaactttaattttaaagattcttCAGTTAACTTTTCTTCTGTCTTCAGGGGTTCATCTTCCTCAGAGTTATCTAGGACATCTGAAACTGTTTCATCTGGTTCAttctcctcttctttctcCTGTAGTCTTCTGCCTATCCCACTTAACCTACCTGCCATTCCATTATCTATTGCTGCATTATTTTCATCAACAGAAGTAGATTTACTTGTCAAAGAGCTTTTCCTTTCCGCATCATTCCCAATTTTTTTCTGTACATCTTCATCCTTTTGCGAAACTTTAGCTGCTAAATCCACCTTATCTCCTACCGTCAATTTAACTGCTGCCTGATTGGGCTTTGTGTGTGCACTAGATTTGAGCGTTGCAGAcccttcttcctcttcatcaTCTCTTTCAGGGGTGCTTGCTCCTACAGGAACTTTAGGTTTGAATCCCTTTGCTGCAGAGCTTTCAAGTTTCGCAGTTGACAATTTCCTAGATCTCCTCCTCGAAGAATCTACAagaattcaatttcaatttaatcataaaaaataatgtatagAAAATTAACCCATGAAGCATAAACGTGAAAGAAACCAACAGAACCAACCTGACTGACGGGCACTAGCAACAATTCTGAACGACCTCCCGGCCACAAGATGCCCTCTGAACGATAGGGGAGACTGAACCCGTAAAATTAAAGCAAGAAATGAAAGTTCAGGTACGTCAATCTCAACTCCAAATATCAAGATCATATAAACAGTAACACATTTCAGCCAGAAAAGTAGTGTAATGCTAACAAAAAAGCAAGTCACACAAAACTCTGCTCGTATGGCATTGAAATTCATCGATTCCAAAATCAACAAACCAACGAAAAACAGAAACTTCAATGAATATCATTTGAATCAAGCACCATTACaactaaagaaaagaaaaaaaagaagaaatcaagaCACGTAAGCAGAACAACGGTGGAATGGAAACAacgaaaaatccaaaataccAGTGTAGTAGAAGTGGTAGACGACGCTCTATTCCCATGAAATAGTCTGGACCTCAAACTCCCACCTTGTGCTTCACTCAAATTCGTCGTCCTCCAACACCGCGACACATGTGCTTGAAGCGCC
This genomic interval carries:
- the LOC101213925 gene encoding starch synthase 3, chloroplastic/amyloplastic, coding for MEVALQAHVSRCWRTTNLSEAQGGSLRSRLFHGNRASSTTSTTLSPLSFRGHLVAGRSFRIVASARQSDSSRRRSRKLSTAKLESSAAKGFKPKVPVGASTPERDDEEEEGSATLKSSAHTKPNQAAVKLTVGDKVDLAAKVSQKDEDVQKKIGNDAERKSSLTSKSTSVDENNAAIDNGMAGRLSGIGRRLQEKEEENEPDETVSDVLDNSEEDEPLKTEEKLTEESLKLKLEMEANAKRQEIEKLAEENFLGGIQVFVFPPVVKPDQNIELFFNRSLSILNGEQDVLIMGAFNDWKWKSFTTRLNKANIDGDWWSCQIHVPKEAYKIDFVFLNGKDVYENNDGKDFCIYVEGGMDASTFEDFLLEEKRKELERLAKERAERERQEEELKRIEAEKVASEADRAQAKVETEKRREVLKHLLKTAVKSVDNVWYIEPTLFQGGDSVRLYYNKNSGPLAQAEEIWIHGGHNNWKDGLSIIEMLVFAVTKDKCDWWYADVTVPDRALVLDWVLADGPPKKANIYDNNKRLDFHAIVPKAISEEVYWVEEEHMTYRKLQEERRLREEAIRAKAERTARMKSETKERTMKNFLLSQKHIVFTDPVDVQAGSAVTVFYNPANTPLNGKPEVWFRCSFNRWSHRKGPLPPQKMLPVDGGSHVKATVKVPLDAYMMDFVFSEREDGGIFDNKNGMDYHIPVVGGINKEPPLHIVHIAVEMAPIAKVGGLGDVVTSLSRAIQDLNHNVDIVLPKYDCLNLTNVENFHHRQNYFWGGTEIKVWFGKVEGLSVYFLEPQNGFFWTGCIYGCANDGERFGFFCHAALEFLLQGGFHPDIIHCHDWSSAPVSWLFKEQYMHYGLSKARVVFTIHNLEFGAPLIGRAMLYSDKATTVSPKYSKEVSGNPVIAPHLHKFHGIVNGIDPDIWDPYNDKFIPVSYTSENVVEGKRAAKEALQQRLGLSRSDLPLVGIITRLTHQKGIHLIKHAIWRTLDRGGQVVLLGSAPDPRIQNDFVNLANELHSSFPDRARLCLTYDEPLSHLIYAGGDLILVPSIFEPCGLTQLTAMRYGSIPVVRKTGGLYDTVFDVDHDKERAQAAGLEPNGFSFEGADPSGVDYALNRAISAWYNDRSWFHSLCKKVMEQDWSWNRPALDYLELYHAARK